The following are encoded in a window of Acidimicrobiales bacterium genomic DNA:
- a CDS encoding ATP-binding protein, with protein sequence MDASYAVQLIVPAEPGSARLARLVAAALAADADFSVDDTEDLRVAVSELVALLVEGAEDTDDQVSLNYLRGASSVEITGQRALKGTKDGLDGSDPDDLALEILRVVVDEHTYEHDGAGRHFRLLKRARADV encoded by the coding sequence ATGGACGCCAGTTACGCCGTCCAGTTGATCGTCCCCGCGGAGCCCGGCTCCGCGCGCCTGGCCCGGCTCGTCGCCGCGGCGCTGGCGGCCGACGCCGACTTCAGCGTCGACGACACCGAAGACCTGCGGGTCGCCGTCAGCGAGCTGGTGGCGCTGCTGGTGGAGGGCGCCGAGGACACCGACGATCAGGTGTCCCTCAACTACCTCCGTGGCGCGAGCTCGGTCGAGATCACCGGCCAGCGGGCCCTGAAGGGCACCAAGGACGGCCTCGACGGCTCCGACCCCGACGACCTCGCGCTCGAGATCCTGCGCGTGGTGGTCGACGAGCACACCTACGAGCACGACGGTGCCGGCCGCCACTTCCGGCTCCTGAAGAGGGCACGCGCGGACGTATGA
- a CDS encoding STAS domain-containing protein, with the protein MSFEEVSSEESPSTVRHEGDLDIVTSEDVKRRLAGMVEEGSRTIALDLREVGFVDSSGLGALVAVHHFAESHGAHFVVQGAPRHVLSLFSLTRLDNLLNVEPDGEAKASEADAG; encoded by the coding sequence ATGTCTTTCGAAGAAGTGTCCTCCGAGGAGAGCCCGTCGACGGTGCGCCATGAGGGTGACCTCGACATCGTCACCTCCGAGGACGTGAAACGACGCCTGGCCGGGATGGTCGAGGAGGGATCGCGCACGATCGCGCTCGACCTGCGCGAGGTCGGCTTCGTCGACTCCAGCGGGCTCGGGGCGCTCGTCGCCGTCCACCACTTCGCCGAGTCGCACGGCGCCCACTTCGTGGTGCAGGGCGCGCCCCGTCACGTCCTGAGCCTGTTCAGCCTCACCCGCCTCGACAACCTCCTCAACGTCGAGCCGGACGGCGAGGCGAAGGCCTCGGAGGCCGACGCCGGCTGA
- a CDS encoding M1 family aminopeptidase, with protein MAVVLALVACASEREGALGSDRSDPPTADDGDGGSGATDDSAAGDQGDQGDEGDVDAAPGAEGVGDPYFPQLGNGGYDVEHYDLDLDWQPDGPRLDGRVTIAATVTAEQPLSSFDLDFGDLEIESAEVDGETATTERTGEHELVVTPAAPLAPAAEFTVEIAYGGEVQSLPGLLPGLGGWVDDGREVYVASQPDGAHGFYPVNDHPSDKAGYTITVTAPAELDVVANGTQTSVEDDADAGTKSWTYDAPQPMASYLVQVVIANLQFQEGISPGGVTLRHAIDEDVLATGAPPMAATGDMVDFFAERFGPYPFDVAGGVVVDDDIGFALETQTLSLFPANVTAEVVAHELAHQWFGDQVSLASWQEIWLNEGFATYASWLWLDHAGESTMDRLTEEATFYEGLDVPPADPGGPDHLFDATVYFRGGLTLYVLHDQMGDEAFFELLQQWVERYGGGTATTADFEALAEEVAGQDLTPLFDAWLRSDELPRLEDWLG; from the coding sequence ATGGCGGTGGTCCTGGCGCTGGTGGCGTGCGCCAGCGAGCGGGAGGGCGCGCTCGGCAGCGACCGGTCCGACCCTCCGACCGCTGACGATGGCGACGGCGGCTCGGGTGCGACCGACGACAGCGCCGCCGGCGACCAGGGTGACCAGGGCGACGAGGGCGACGTCGACGCCGCGCCCGGGGCCGAGGGCGTGGGCGATCCGTACTTCCCGCAGCTCGGCAACGGCGGCTACGACGTCGAGCACTACGACCTCGACCTGGACTGGCAGCCCGACGGCCCCCGCCTCGACGGTCGGGTCACCATCGCCGCAACGGTGACCGCCGAGCAGCCGCTGTCGAGCTTCGACCTCGACTTCGGCGACCTCGAGATCGAGAGCGCCGAGGTCGACGGCGAGACCGCCACCACCGAGCGCACCGGCGAGCACGAGCTGGTGGTCACCCCCGCCGCGCCCCTGGCACCCGCCGCCGAGTTCACCGTCGAGATCGCCTACGGCGGCGAGGTGCAGTCGCTGCCGGGGCTGCTGCCGGGCCTGGGCGGCTGGGTGGACGACGGCCGGGAGGTCTACGTCGCCAGCCAGCCCGACGGCGCCCACGGCTTCTACCCGGTGAACGACCACCCGTCCGACAAGGCCGGCTACACGATCACGGTGACCGCCCCCGCCGAGCTGGACGTGGTCGCCAACGGCACGCAGACGTCCGTGGAGGACGACGCCGACGCCGGCACGAAGTCGTGGACCTACGACGCCCCGCAGCCGATGGCCAGCTACCTGGTGCAGGTGGTGATCGCCAACCTGCAGTTCCAGGAGGGCATCAGCCCCGGCGGCGTGACGCTGCGCCACGCCATCGACGAGGACGTGCTCGCCACCGGCGCCCCGCCCATGGCCGCCACCGGCGACATGGTCGACTTCTTCGCCGAGCGCTTCGGCCCCTACCCGTTCGACGTGGCCGGCGGTGTGGTCGTCGACGACGACATCGGCTTCGCCCTGGAGACCCAGACGCTGTCGCTGTTCCCCGCCAACGTCACCGCCGAGGTGGTGGCCCACGAGCTGGCCCACCAGTGGTTCGGCGACCAGGTGAGCCTGGCGTCGTGGCAGGAGATCTGGCTCAACGAGGGCTTCGCCACCTACGCCTCGTGGCTGTGGCTCGACCACGCCGGCGAGTCGACGATGGACCGGCTCACCGAGGAGGCCACGTTCTACGAGGGCCTCGACGTGCCGCCGGCCGACCCCGGCGGCCCCGACCACCTGTTCGACGCCACCGTGTACTTCCGGGGCGGCCTCACGCTGTACGTGCTGCACGACCAGATGGGCGACGAGGCCTTCTTCGAGCTGCTGCAGCAGTGGGTGGAGCGCTACGGCGGGGGCACCGCCACCACCGCTGACTTCGAGGCGCTCGCCGAGGAGGTGGCGGGTCAAGACCTGACGCCACTGTTCGATGCGTGGTTACGGTCTGATGAACTCCCACGCCTCGAAGACTGGCTGGGGTAA
- a CDS encoding SigB/SigF/SigG family RNA polymerase sigma factor, protein MTETHRWDGAELDQLFRDYRQSGERSQRNRLVEAHRGLAASIAHDYRDRGVELDDLVQIAMLGTLKAVERFEPERGIPFSSFASRTINGEIKRYFRDRTWAVRPPRSAQERHLDLRRTSAAMTLRLGRAPKVAELAEELGLTTENVLEAMEAGAAYRATSLDARRPGDEEGLTLGDRLPSEEAASRPAEVRVLVGQLLDTLPRREAEILRLRFYDELTQTEIAERVGISQMHVSRLIRRCLLDLRAHLER, encoded by the coding sequence ATGACCGAGACGCATCGCTGGGATGGTGCCGAGCTGGATCAGCTGTTCCGTGACTATCGGCAGAGCGGCGAGCGTTCCCAGCGCAATCGGCTCGTGGAGGCCCACCGGGGCCTGGCGGCGTCGATCGCGCACGACTACCGAGACCGTGGCGTCGAGCTGGACGACCTCGTCCAGATCGCCATGCTCGGCACCCTGAAGGCCGTCGAGCGGTTCGAGCCGGAGCGGGGCATCCCGTTCTCGTCGTTCGCCAGCCGCACGATCAACGGCGAGATCAAGCGCTACTTCCGCGACCGCACGTGGGCGGTGCGGCCGCCCCGCAGCGCCCAGGAGCGCCACCTCGACCTCCGGCGGACCTCCGCGGCGATGACGCTGCGCCTGGGCCGGGCGCCCAAGGTGGCGGAGCTGGCCGAGGAGCTGGGCCTCACCACCGAGAACGTGCTGGAGGCGATGGAGGCCGGCGCCGCCTACCGGGCCACGAGCCTCGACGCCCGGCGTCCCGGCGACGAGGAGGGGCTGACCCTCGGCGACCGCCTGCCCAGTGAGGAGGCCGCCAGCCGGCCCGCCGAGGTGCGGGTGCTGGTCGGCCAGCTGCTCGACACCTTGCCCCGGCGCGAGGCGGAGATCCTGCGCCTGCGGTTCTACGACGAGCTCACGCAGACCGAGATCGCCGAGCGCGTCGGCATCAGCCAGATGCACGTGTCGCGGCTGATCCGCCGCTGCCTGCTCGACCTCCGCGCCCACCTGGAGCGCTAG